GGAGGGCTCTGCTCCTCCCAGAAGGCGGTGCTGCCTGGCAGGACAAACCACGCAGAGAGTTGTGGGTCGGATAGCTCCCCTCCCGATGGAGACTCATGGAGTCAGGTGGGAGGGGGACTCCATGTCCCAGCATGCCCCGCGGCGGGCCCGACCGGCCGCGACTCGGGGCTTGGCCCCGGCCCTAGCTCGTCGGCTGTGTATTGGGGCGCGTGGAGGCTGCAGTCACGGTGGCGCCCGCGGGGACGGAGGTGGGAATGAGTGAAGAGGAGCAGGGCTCCGGCACTACCACGGGCTGCGGGCTGCCCAGGTGAGCCGCCTCGTACCGATCCCTGCCGGGCGAAAAACGTGGCGCGGTGCGGAGGAGTTAGCGGCGCGGCCCCAGCATGCACCTGGCCTGAGGGTTGTTCCCGGCAAGCACTGGGGTAGTGGGCCGTGGTTCCCGGCATGCATCCCGGCAGTGGCCACTGCCTCCTGCTCTAAATAGTTTGGGTTGGCCCGGTTCCCAGACTGCACTTGGGGCACTTGGCTTTAATGCCCCCGACCTTCAGTGCATTTGGTGGGTACCGGGTCCCTGGCCTGCACTGTGTCAGGGGACATGCACTTGCGACCTGCACTGGGGTACAGGATCCTCTTCCCTAACCGAGACAGGAACAGTGCATTCCCCGGTTGCTCTGGGGGCAGTGGACCCTGCTTTCCCAGCCTGCATCTCTACTCCACATTGAATCCAGCTAGTGTTTGCTGTACTGTCCGGGGTCCCCTGGACCCTATGTCCCCCATGGTGTGCCTGGGTTTGATAGTGCTTGGCCAGGTGGGTGCAGAGTTGGAGGTGTGATGAGGGTCTGTGCCTCCCGCCTCCCTCAGTATAGAGCAAATGCTGGCAGCCAACCCGGGCAAGACCCCGATCAGCCTTCTGCAGGAGTATGGGACCAGAATAGGGAAGACGCCCGTGTACGACCTTCTCAAAGCCGAGGGCCAAGCCCACCAGCCTAATTTCACCTTCCGGGTCACCGTTGGCGACACCAGCTGCACTGGTGAGGAAGGCTTGGGCAGCCTGGCTGGGGTGTGCATTCACAGGGCCCTACTGGCTTTGTTTCTTGGAGTCTCTTCCCAGTCATCTTCTCTGAGGccagtgagggaaggagagatttcAGGGGAAAAGCCACTGACTGGATTGGGAAAACGGGTCTGTGAGGAGGTGGGTAGGACTTGGGAGAGTTGGAGGAGCAAGCAGGACGGCCACAGTGCTCTGGCAGATTGCCATCATCctagaggagaagggggagataAACCCAAGTCTCAGTGAAGTATTTGGGGGAGTATGTGTCGGCTGCACTGGTCTCTGTTCCAGGTGCTTGACCAAATTCCCAGTTAATCTTAAACCAGTCTAATCGAGTGACGTAGATGGTAGTATCCTCATGTTGAATATGAGGAAAGTGAGACCCGGAGAGATGCAACGACTCGTGCAAGGTCCCATGCCtcgtaagtggcagagccaggccttGACTCTAGAGCCTACCCTCTTTCTACCTTTGCAGTCGTCTATCTGtattgagagaaaagaaagtgcttCCCAGGGGAAAGTAAGGCAGGGAAAGAATCCGCACCCCAAGGTGTGTGAACTCAGGAGCAGTTTATGTCCGGCATGACTTGATTTGGGGAGCTCCTGGGAAGATAAAAGCCCTTCCTTCCAGCAGCTAGTGTAACGCTTCCAGTcttgggcaggggcacctggtgagTGGGGCTTGGTTGACTCCCTCCAGTTGTGAGGAGAGAGGCTGTGGGATGCTGGTTTTTCTTCTGTCCTCCCAGTGACGTCCAGTATTGCCCACGCCCCTCTCCCAGGTCAGGGCcccagcaagaaggcagccaagCACAAGGCAGCTGAGGTGGCCCTCAAACACCTCAAAGGGGGGAGCATGCTGGAGCCGGCCCTGGAGGACAGCAGGTGAGGGAGGAACAGCCAAGGCTTCCTAGAGGCCCTGCCAGGAACGCAGGCCCCTGTGCGGCCACCTCCTCTGCCCAGTAGGGCTGGCCTGGTGACACTTAGCCGCCTCAACCTGGGCCTCTCCCTGAGAGTGTCCTCTGGACGAGCTGGATGCTTCCAGGGCTCCTGCTGCTGTGAAGGATCCTTGGGGGGGAATGTCAAAGGGCTGTGGCTGTGGTTTGGGCCCAGGCTCGGGAGGGTGCGGGGCGGAGGCCGAGGCTAGAGGGGCCACTCCCCAGCACGCCGCCTCTGTCTAGCACGttgtccctccttcctccacacGTTCATTGGAGTTTGTAGCCTCCGTGTTTCTTGAGTAGGAAGAgaccctccttccccttctctcagtCTTTTTGATCCAGTGTTTGGCAGCAAAGGATCGCTGGTGGTTAAGCTTCCCTGAGTCTTTGGCTGAAGTGGAAGAAGTTTTCTTAGGGGATGGGCAGGTCAGGAGGACCTGGGTCCCCACCCTctaccctcccccccgcccccccgcccaaCACATGGGTGTGAATCAAAGGCCCCCTTCCCCTCGGGAAGTTCTTTTTCTCCCCTAGACTCTTCACTGCCTGAGGACATTCCAGTTTTTACTGCTGCAGTGGCTGCGACTCCTGTTCCATCTGCTGTTCCAACCAGGTATCTTGTGTTTCCTGACTGcctgaagggggcggggggggggggtgggtgggaaggaaggggtcCTGGCTTTTGGTCCCCCAGCCTTTGGACTCAGGCTGGTCAGGCAGGAGCAAGTCTGAGAGTAAACAGGATGGAATAGTTGGGGACCAGCATTTGAAGAATTCGTACCAGCTGGTAAGCTCTTGGGACAGGAGggaatttatgatttttaaatagccACGTGGATGATATTTGGCCATGTCTGAGGGTCTCGCAGGCCCCATTTGCTTCTGAGTTGGTCACATGATGGTCCTGTGTGTGCGTCCATCAGGTGCTTCCAGGGACTGGATAtacagcccctctcccactgtcccGGCAAGGTGATGATCTTTTGTTCCAGAAAAATCTCAGTGGGCCTGGGCCCTGGAAGAGACCTCActtgggtgggagggggaggaagcaggCTGGATGTTTGGACAGACAGCTGCCTGCCGGGTGGGGTGTAGGGAAATGGTCATGGGGACGCCGAAGCAGGGCTTAGGACTCATGGGGAGCCGCAAAAGGGACAGCCCCAGCAGCTTTGGCCTGGACCCTTTTTCCTTCAGGAGCCCCCCCATGGAGGTGCAGCCCCCCGTCTCCCCTCAGCAGTCCGAGTGCAATCCTGTTGGCGCTCTGCAGGTGTGCCCCCATCCTCATTTCCCACGCATGCCTGTCTTCCCTTGAACCTGGGGCCATGAGGGACGGTCATTTGGGGCTCTTCCCCTGTTCTGAGGGCTTTTCCCACATCCTTTATTCCTCCTCTAACCTGGAACCTGAGGCtcccaggggaggaaggagaggacgAGTCTTTTCTCACTCAGCCTTGCACACCCTTGTCTCTCCCTTCCAAGGAGCTGGTGGTGCAGAAAGGCTGGCGGTTGCCTGAGTACACGGTGACCCAAGAGTCTGGGCCGGCCCACCGCAAAGAGTTTACCATGACCTGCCGAGTGGAGCGTTTCGTTGAGATTGGTAACCGGGCGGAGGGGAGTTCTTACAGCTACTCCAGCCCCGGCCGCAGGCAGCTCCTAGCCTCTCTCTGCCAAAGCCCCGCTGTCCTGGCTGAGCCCCTGGCTCGGCTCCCTTCCTCCTGGCGTCTCCCTTGCACTCTGCCCTTTGCCCCCCTTCTGGCTGACCAGGTTCTCAGGTGCATGGCAGGTCCAGAGCTCCTCTTTCCAACTGACATCCCGTGAGGGGACCCTCAATCTTCAAGTTTGAGCTGGGTGGAAAGCACTGGGTCTGTTG
The genomic region above belongs to Prionailurus bengalensis isolate Pbe53 chromosome B4, Fcat_Pben_1.1_paternal_pri, whole genome shotgun sequence and contains:
- the TARBP2 gene encoding RISC-loading complex subunit TARBP2 isoform X1 — protein: MSEEEQGSGTTTGCGLPSIEQMLAANPGKTPISLLQEYGTRIGKTPVYDLLKAEGQAHQPNFTFRVTVGDTSCTGQGPSKKAAKHKAAEVALKHLKGGSMLEPALEDSSSFSPLDSSLPEDIPVFTAAVAATPVPSAVPTRSPPMEVQPPVSPQQSECNPVGALQELVVQKGWRLPEYTVTQESGPAHRKEFTMTCRVERFVEIGSGTSKKLAKRNAAAKMLLRVHTVPLDARDGNEAEPDDDHFSIGVGSRLDGLRNRGPGCTWDSLRNSVGEKILSLRSCSLGALGALGPACCSVLSELSEEQAFHVSYLDIEELSLSGLCQCLVELSTQPATVCHGSAATREAARGEAACRALQYLKIMAGSK
- the TARBP2 gene encoding RISC-loading complex subunit TARBP2 isoform X3 — protein: MSEEEQGSGTTTGCGLPSIEQMLAANPGKTPISLLQEYGTRIGKTPVYDLLKAEGQAHQPNFTFRVTVGDTSCTDSSLPEDIPVFTAAVAATPVPSAVPTRSPPMEVQPPVSPQQSECNPVGALQELVVQKGWRLPEYTVTQESGPAHRKEFTMTCRVERFVEIGSGTSKKLAKRNAAAKMLLRVHTVPLDARDGNEAEPDDDHFSIGVGSRLDGLRNRGPGCTWDSLRNSVGEKILSLRSCSLGALGALGPACCSVLSELSEEQAFHVSYLDIEELSLSGLCQCLVELSTQPATVCHGSAATREAARGEAACRALQYLKIMAGSK
- the TARBP2 gene encoding RISC-loading complex subunit TARBP2 isoform X2; this encodes MLAANPGKTPISLLQEYGTRIGKTPVYDLLKAEGQAHQPNFTFRVTVGDTSCTGQGPSKKAAKHKAAEVALKHLKGGSMLEPALEDSSSFSPLDSSLPEDIPVFTAAVAATPVPSAVPTRSPPMEVQPPVSPQQSECNPVGALQELVVQKGWRLPEYTVTQESGPAHRKEFTMTCRVERFVEIGSGTSKKLAKRNAAAKMLLRVHTVPLDARDGNEAEPDDDHFSIGVGSRLDGLRNRGPGCTWDSLRNSVGEKILSLRSCSLGALGALGPACCSVLSELSEEQAFHVSYLDIEELSLSGLCQCLVELSTQPATVCHGSAATREAARGEAACRALQYLKIMAGSK